The following coding sequences are from one Microcoleus sp. FACHB-831 window:
- a CDS encoding non-ribosomal peptide synthetase, giving the protein MSEPLRDEEVFVFPVSFAQARLWFLDQLIPGNPFYNVPTAVRLQGDINSSALEKTFNEIVRRHEALRTTFGIIEGQPVQLIAPTLRVSLPAIDLRQLPPTERQAEAKRLTNEEAKRHFDLAKGPLLRVMLLQLEDTEHVLLLNMHHIVADDWSIGVLIRELEAIYTSLASKNAVNSSPLEELPIQYADFAQWQRDWLQGDILKTQLNYWQQQLNGIPLLDLPADRPRPAIQTYRGATEFLELSPSLTESLESLSKRQGVTLFMTLLAAFQTLLHRYTQQEDIAVGSPIANRNRSEIEGLIGFFVNTLVLRTNLSGNPTFVELLSRVKEVALGAYAHQDLPFEKLIEELHLKRDLSKNSLFQVTFSLQNAPMGVLELPGLTLSPQYFDIETTRFDLEFNLWQGTAGFRSFGGNQWEHSEGLRGVVVYNTDLFERASITRMLAHFKTLLEGIVANPEKRLASLPLLSEAELHQLLVEWNDTQTDYPQDKCIHQLFEKRAEQNPDSIAVVFEDESITYGELNIRSNQLAHYLQKLGVGSEVLVGICLERSVETIVGLLGILKAGGAYVPLDPSYPRDRLNFMLEDAQVLVLLTQQNLAQHFEGFSNSIVCIDKDWEIVARESATNPNNNLTSDNLAYVIYTSGSTGKPKGVAVNHKAVNRLVCNTNYVKLEPTDKIAQASNTSFDAATFEIWGALLNGAQLVGISRDVTLSPHDFALQLRQKGISVLFLTTALFQQISRNVPQAFATLRYLLFGGEAVDPRWVQKIIKNGAPEQLIHVYGPTESTTFSSYYHVQEVPEEAKNIPIGRPIANTQIYLLDANLQPVPIGIVGELYIGGDGLARGYLNRTELTAERFIPNPFISYRDAINGGATIYKTGDLARYLPDGNIEFLGRIDNQVKIRGFRIELAEIEAILCQHPAVREAVAIVREEVPGDKHLVAYIVANEQLINPKSNDLRQFLIDKLPEYMIPSAYALIESLPLTPNGKIDRRALPAVDTLNLDIKENYVAPRTDIEQVLVEIWAKVLGREQVGVHDNFFELGGHSLLATQLTSRIRDAFQIELPVRNLFETPTVASLARYVETMRWAAKGVDKINSNKNEREEVEF; this is encoded by the coding sequence ATGAGCGAACCCTTAAGGGACGAAGAAGTCTTCGTCTTTCCAGTATCTTTTGCCCAAGCTAGACTGTGGTTCCTCGACCAGTTGATACCAGGCAACCCCTTCTATAACGTCCCAACCGCCGTTCGCCTCCAAGGTGATATCAACTCTTCAGCCCTAGAGAAGACTTTCAACGAAATCGTGCGTCGCCACGAAGCGTTGCGGACAACCTTTGGGATCATTGAAGGGCAACCAGTCCAGCTAATTGCGCCCACCTTAAGGGTGTCGCTGCCCGCAATAGATTTGCGTCAATTACCACCAACCGAACGGCAAGCGGAAGCGAAACGGCTGACAAATGAAGAAGCAAAGCGCCATTTCGATCTAGCCAAAGGGCCATTGCTGCGAGTGATGCTATTGCAGTTAGAAGATACAGAACACGTTCTGCTGCTAAACATGCACCACATTGTCGCCGATGATTGGTCAATTGGGGTACTGATTCGAGAACTAGAGGCAATTTACACATCTTTGGCTTCTAAAAATGCGGTTAATTCCTCTCCCTTAGAGGAGTTACCCATTCAATATGCAGACTTTGCACAATGGCAGCGCGACTGGTTGCAAGGGGATATTTTAAAGACGCAGTTAAACTATTGGCAGCAGCAATTAAATGGCATTCCCTTATTAGATTTGCCTGCTGACCGCCCCCGCCCAGCAATTCAAACCTACCGAGGCGCAACGGAATTTCTAGAGCTATCGCCAAGCTTAACTGAGTCTTTAGAATCTCTTAGCAAACGCCAAGGAGTCACTTTATTTATGACCCTGTTGGCAGCATTCCAAACTTTGCTGCATCGCTACACGCAGCAGGAAGATATTGCAGTAGGTTCGCCAATTGCTAACCGCAACCGCAGCGAAATTGAGGGATTAATAGGATTTTTTGTTAATACTTTAGTGCTGCGTACCAATTTATCAGGCAACCCAACATTTGTAGAGTTGCTAAGTCGAGTGAAAGAAGTAGCCTTGGGGGCTTATGCCCATCAAGACTTGCCTTTTGAGAAGCTAATTGAGGAACTTCATCTAAAACGGGATTTAAGTAAAAATTCATTGTTTCAAGTAACATTTAGCCTACAAAATGCCCCTATGGGCGTATTAGAGTTACCGGGACTAACATTAAGTCCGCAGTACTTTGATATTGAAACAACGCGGTTTGATTTAGAGTTCAATTTATGGCAAGGAACGGCGGGATTTAGGAGCTTTGGCGGAAATCAGTGGGAACACTCGGAAGGGCTTAGAGGTGTAGTTGTATACAACACAGATCTATTTGAGCGAGCCTCTATTACGCGAATGCTGGCACATTTCAAAACACTGCTAGAAGGTATTGTGGCTAATCCAGAAAAACGACTTGCTAGTTTACCGCTATTGAGTGAAGCAGAACTACATCAACTGTTAGTGGAATGGAACGATACTCAGACAGATTATCCTCAAGATAAGTGTATCCATCAGTTGTTTGAAAAGCGGGCAGAGCAGAATCCTGATTCTATAGCAGTTGTATTTGAAGACGAAAGTATTACCTACGGCGAGTTGAACATCCGCAGCAACCAATTAGCGCATTATTTACAGAAATTGGGGGTAGGTTCGGAAGTTTTAGTTGGCATTTGCCTAGAGCGTTCTGTAGAGACGATCGTAGGGTTACTGGGAATTCTAAAAGCGGGAGGGGCTTATGTACCTTTAGATCCTAGCTATCCGCGCGATCGCCTGAATTTTATGCTTGAAGATGCTCAAGTTTTAGTATTGCTAACACAGCAAAATTTAGCTCAGCATTTTGAGGGATTTTCAAATTCAATAGTTTGCATCGATAAAGATTGGGAAATCGTTGCTAGAGAAAGCGCAACCAACCCCAATAACAACTTAACAAGCGACAATTTAGCTTATGTAATTTACACCTCTGGTTCTACAGGAAAGCCCAAGGGGGTTGCTGTAAATCACAAAGCGGTAAATCGGCTTGTATGCAACACAAACTATGTGAAATTAGAACCAACTGATAAAATTGCCCAAGCCTCTAACACTTCCTTTGATGCTGCGACCTTCGAGATTTGGGGAGCGCTACTTAATGGCGCTCAACTTGTGGGAATTAGTAGAGATGTCACCCTTTCACCCCACGATTTTGCATTGCAACTCCGGCAAAAAGGCATCAGCGTTTTATTTTTGACAACTGCTTTATTCCAACAGATTTCCAGAAATGTTCCGCAAGCTTTCGCTACGTTGCGCTACTTGCTATTTGGAGGGGAAGCGGTCGATCCAAGGTGGGTGCAAAAGATTATAAAAAATGGTGCCCCAGAGCAATTAATTCATGTTTACGGCCCTACAGAAAGTACAACATTTTCTTCTTATTACCACGTCCAAGAAGTACCGGAAGAAGCCAAAAACATTCCCATTGGTCGCCCCATTGCAAATACACAAATTTATTTACTGGATGCTAATTTGCAACCTGTCCCCATTGGCATTGTAGGGGAGTTATACATCGGCGGCGATGGACTAGCGCGAGGATATCTCAACCGAACTGAGTTAACCGCTGAAAGGTTTATTCCTAATCCTTTTATCTCTTATAGAGACGCGATTAATGGCGGAGCTACAATTTATAAAACTGGCGATTTAGCCCGCTATCTACCAGACGGAAATATTGAATTTTTAGGCCGCATTGATAATCAAGTAAAAATTCGCGGTTTTCGTATCGAGTTGGCAGAAATTGAAGCCATTTTATGTCAGCATCCAGCAGTGCGCGAGGCGGTAGCGATTGTTAGAGAAGAAGTACCTGGTGATAAACATTTAGTAGCTTATATCGTTGCCAATGAGCAACTAATTAATCCAAAATCGAATGACTTGCGGCAATTTTTAATAGACAAGTTACCAGAGTACATGATTCCTTCAGCCTATGCGCTGATAGAGTCATTACCGCTGACCCCGAATGGAAAAATCGATCGGCGTGCCTTACCTGCGGTAGATACGCTCAATCTTGATATCAAAGAAAATTATGTCGCACCTCGTACTGATATCGAGCAAGTGCTAGTGGAAATTTGGGCTAAAGTTTTGGGAAGAGAGCAGGTAGGCGTCCACGACAATTTCTTTGAATTGGGGGGTCATTCTCTATTGGCGACTCAACTAACTTCCCGAATACGCGACGCTTTTCAAATAGAGTTGCCTGTACGCAATTTGTTTGAAACACCGACAGTGGCTAGTTTGGCTAGATACGTTGAAACAATGCGTTGGGCAGCGAAGGGCGTAGATAAAATTAACTCTAATAAAAATGAGCGAGAAGAGGTTGAATTTTGA